Below is a window of Salvelinus fontinalis isolate EN_2023a chromosome 14, ASM2944872v1, whole genome shotgun sequence DNA.
TTCAGCCCAGCATCCCACAAAGAAAGTTCTTGACTTAATTTCTCTCGTGAATTATTTCATTTCTTTCTAGATAAACAGAGCGTTGAGCTCACAAAAAATGAACTAATGGAATTAAAGCAATTGAGCTgatgttttttatattttatgaAGCCCCTTTTACGTCCGCAGttatcacaaagtgcttatacagaaacccagcctaaaaccccaaacagcaagcaatgcaaatgtagaagcacggtggctaggaaaaactccctgaaAGGCAGGAAACTAGGAAGAAACcgaaagaggaaccaggctctgaggggtggccagttctcttctggttgtgccgggtggagattataagagtacatggctagattgttcttcaagatgttaaaAAAttaatagatgaccagcagggtcaaataataatcagtggttgtagagtgcgcaacaggtcagcacctcaggagtaaatgttagttggcttttcatagccgagcgttcagaggtcgagacagcaggtgtggagCTGCaacatgaccaggtggactggggacagccaggagtcatcaggccaggtagtcctgaggcatggtcctagggctccggTCCTCCGGATGGGTGCGTACttgaattcacacaggacaccaggaaagacaggagaattacaccagctATAACAAAtctagccccccggcacatagactattgctctctgagctctagtcaaaagtaggaCACTATGAGGGGTTGCGTTAATGCAGAATTCTGTGTTTTTcacacatatttttttaaataaatgcataAGGAATATCTTGCTGCGTTTTGTAAATGcagatctaaaatgcttcttattgttATTTATGCTTTTCATCAGACAAACGTTGTGCTTCAGTTGCCCTTCTCCCCTcaggagagagaaacagcattctatcagcagacagcactctgactgatgtgtagctattTTTCTCCGGGTACTTTTCTCAGTGTAGCCAGCTAGCTTTTCTCTGGGAAAATGCAAGATTAACTTgaagcaaaacattaggaaatgtagctggctacattctttctatgataaacattagaaaatatgatggccatgcatcATTTAGCAAAAAAATACCTTGTCttttcattgtaagctcatttGGCTGCCAGCCAAATAGCGTTGAAAATGAAGCTATTTTCTGCCGAATGTGTATTTGTgcctaatgtattttctgtgaaaaAAACTATAGTTGCACGCCCCTGATCACtattgaaaatgtaaaaaatatgattgactttcaatataaaacatAGGTGAAATGATTTAAATGCAGATTTCGGTAGGTCTGTGTTATGAAAATGCAGATTTATGAACACTAACGCAACCccttactatatagggaatagggtgccatttgggacacagacattgTTGAATCTATATAGTTGTGACAACAATACAGTGATTAGCCATTGTGTAACCGAATGATAAGTAGTGGTTCTAAGTTGATGCTAAACCTGATCTTAATGGTAGGCtggcccacagttgacaatgagtTGAAACGAGGCAAGGAAAAGCTTTAGTGAATGAATAGACACAACTTTTGCACTCTTACCAGGGTAATGCTTCATCAACACCCTTCTCACATGCTACTGTTGTGAAACCCAAATGCCCTTTAACCTTTTAGCCCCTGACCTCTTTCCCGTCTTGTTGATGTGCTAATGTTTTTTGTGCAATCTGCTGTATCTTCAGAAAACTCTCTCGATGATCTCAGCTACTGCCTGTTACATTATCACAGAaggtacaaacagatctgggtgggtccagccagctagccagccacagGTTCACCTGTTTATATAGTGGTCATCTCTCTAAccatctcttttctctttctgtaTTATTCCTCACCCTTCCCCTCTGTCCCTTGCCCTCtccccttactctctctcccatACACTCCTCCTTCAATCTCCCCTATCCCTCCCCcctccgctctctctttctctccctctaccctcacttctctccctcctctctcccgccCCTTTCTGGGCCCTGTAGTTCAGTAAGCTGGAGCCCGTGCTAAACAGGGGTATACAGAGTGTTGGGGAAGGCTACAAGGCCGAGCGCTGGCTATTGCACAGCCTTCAGGTCCACCTGCTCTCCGCCCAGCTCAGACCCCTGCTCAAACACCAGGGACACACCCGCAAGTACTACAACGGTAAGgctgcgtgtgagtgtgtgcgccCCGGCCAAACCAAGACAACTGTAGTTAAGTTTGTGGACTTGATGAAGGAATTAGGGCTGGCACGGTAAATGTAACCGTCGATTCtggatgaaaataaaataaccttCATAACCGTTTCACTTTTAATTTTTTCATATTCAAACGGAAAAAacgtcatccaaaattccatgaccatCATAGCCCTAGAATTAATCAATGTTTTGGGCCTGTGATATCGTTTGGACTGTGTCTGTGGTATTGCCTTGTCCTATTGACCTTATCTTGACTTTCTCCCTTTCTCGGTCAGTTGCTCGCTCTTTCTCACgcctctccccctttccttctctctctccctctctctgtctctcagaggaGGCCTTTCTCCTAAAAGAGCCCCATGTGACGGCCATGTTTCAGTATCTTGAGGCCGTGGAACAGAACAACCCCCGTTTGCTGGCACTCGTTGACACTGTCAAGGTGGGCacctcgcgcacacacacacacacaccaatacacaccaaTCATACTCTCTGTCTGTATATCTTGGTGTCTTAAGTTCCTGTCCCTGATATCCACTTAAGCATTAGTGGaggatctctctccctccatctctctatttgTCTTCTCTTTTCTGATACAGCTCAACCATGCCTTACACATAAATTGTCTCTtgccatgtttttttttctgtttttactATACCTAATTGTCTGTGCCTGCATTGATCTCTTACCATCTATCTTACTGTACCTCTCTTTCACATTCTAATTTGTCTCTAATCCTCCCTCTgtttttctccttctttctcaGCTGTCCACTCTGAAGGGCCCTCCGTGTGTGGGGGGCCTGTTGAAGAGCCATAGTCTGTGTGAGCTGCCTGGGGCCGGAGGAGGCTGGAGGGGCGGGCTGGTCAAGGGCCAGGGGCCCCCCAGGGAAGAGCTCAACCACAGGCTCACCACCTCCCAGTGCTCCCTCTCCCACCGAGACAGAGGACACACACTGAACAGCATAAACACAGGGGTCATCTCAGAGAGGAACTCAGGTGAGGGGTCgaaggaggataggagagagagagagagggagacaggctcCCACTGAGACAAAGGACACACAGCCAGCAATAACACAGGGGCCATCTCAGAGGGTAACTCTGCTCAGGTGAGGAAATAGGGAGCTGAGGGAGGTTAGCAAATGGAGCAAGGAAGAAGGTGAGTGATAGGAATGAGGGTGTGAGAGTGGGAAAGAGAAAGTGGTACCCAACACTAACACCACTACGGTCGGCCACATTAGAGAGCAACACaggtgaggatggagggataggagggagagatggaggggttggGGTAGGGAGTGAGAACATGGGACGAAGAGCAACACCAACACAGATCAGGAGATATGAGGGATTGAGTGGGAAAGCAGAGGGATTGAGTGCAAGGAAGGTAGACGGGAAAGAAAGGGGAGAGTAATAAATTAAACACAGATTAAAGCAGGGAATGAAGTAGTGGTGGATGAACTGTACAGTAGGGTAGAATTtcagagggaggatagagggatggagcagtaGTCTGAGAAGGAGAGGAACAGCATTGTGAATGGAGGTTAGGCAGGACATGTGCATCCTGTTATCACATTATCATTTCAGAAGGTCAAGGTCCACAATAAGTCACAATAGCTGAATTCACTACAGTGCTTGTGATCGCCGTGAGCCTACACAGGCCTGATTTGTAAATGGAGATGTGGTTTATTGGCGATTTGTAAGTAGAGGGATTGACTAAAACTCCTATCTGCCTCATCTCTCATTTGGTGTGTCTGATAGAAACATTCAGAAGTTTGAAGATAGATATGGGAAGTATAGAAGTGACACTAAGAATTATTTCTGCTCTGTTGTTTTACAGTTCTAGTTGAAAGTCTCAGAAAATGTCAACCACCTTATATTAGCTGCTTCCCTTGATGCCTAAATTCCCTCGTATCTGCTTTTGAGGTCACTGAGTCTACACCGACCTGATTGTGTAAGGAGATGCGATTTGAATAAAGCATTGATGAAGTTTCTTCAGAAAGCAGTCTGACTAAAACTCTCTTCTTGTTCCCCCTCTACAGACTCTATTCCATCAGCCAGCGCCCCGGGAGCCCCTTGGGGGTGCGTGTCAGGGTCCGGGGGGGAGGGCGAGAGGGGTGTGACTCCTCCTCCCCGCTCCTTGGCAGCTGTCCCCCACATCGCCCTGACCGAGCCCGCCTCCCCAGGCCCTGCCCACTCAGACACCCTAGACTCTGGTGAGGGCGACGACGGCCCAGAGTACCTGGCCATCGGTAACCTGGTGCAACGCTGCAATCGCCGTGACTCCCAGAGCTCCACCCCCAGCAGCGAGCCCGGCGGGAGTGACGAATCAGGTGGCGAGGTTCCGGTCCAGCCGCCTATGCGGAGCTCCCTGACTGTGGTCCCGCCTCCCGCTCCGCGAAGGTCATCCTTCTCGGAGGGACAGAGGGGGCAGGGTCGCGGGGGCAGCAAGGGGCACATCCGCTCGATGTCTGACATGGGGATCAACCACAAACATAGACatggtgagtgtgtgagtgtgtgtgtgtttgtttgcatgTGTGTAGCAGGTGAGAGGTTAGGGTATGTTTGCTGAGCGTGAGTGCAAACCAATACGTGTATGTTTCTTTGTGAATTTTTATTTCAAATAAGTAATTGAAGGTTAATGGCTGCAAGACTAGTGTTTGTATAAGAGTGTGTGTATGCAGCAGGTTAGcgcctgggagagagagggggtgtgtaGTTGCAGTGCTATGCGGTGTGGACCACATCCAGCATTTGCCACAGTGCGTTTTCCTTTTCCTCTATTTTCTCACGGctaacctcctctctctgtctctgtctgcgtgAAGGAGGGGGCCACAGGAAAATCACCATTATAATAGAGGACCCTGTAGCAGGTTGGCAGTGCAGTTCTTCTGTGCTCCGtcttcttcctctctcatctccctttcCCTGCATGATAAATCCCTACTTCTACTTCTCTTATCTCTGGCCTTGGTTTTGGTTCCTCATTTGTGCTGTTCTGTTTTTTGGTTGTTGTTTGGTTGATTTTTAGGTCGAACCAAGGTCACTCAAGACCCTAGGTCTTTGATTTAATGTTTGGCTGGTTTTAGGTGAAACCAAAATCAAGACCGTAGGCCAAAACAGCTCGCCATGTTCATTCATTGTGTTGGATAATGTTTGAATACACGCTACTTTCATTACATTGTGACGTTTTAATGTTGTTTTTTGGTCTTTCATTGATTTTACTCttcattttttacaaatgttaccTTTTATCTTTTTTTTTCTAAGGTCATTATAACTTCAATGTATTAGTTGCTTATGTGGTCAGAATCACTGTCAGCAATCATTAACGTATCATCACAATATTCGCCTTGGATTTGCAGTGGAAAGGAGACTTCATGTAGTACTTCATATTTGATctaattttattattatttgttttttacCCTGATGTCATTTACCTAGCTGATAACAAAACATTGATGTGTTCATTGATACATTTACTTACGATACATCCTTTGTGGGTGTCTGACTGAGCATATCTCAAAATGGATATTAAAGTTGAAATGTCAAGCTACTACGACACTGTTCAGTTAAGTCTGTTTCTGCTTTCTTTAGCCAACTTTAGCACAAATGTTGAGCACAGAAAACATCTGGTAACCAGGCTATTTGGCCCTTGATATGACACTGATCTTCCTTCATTTTTGTGGTCAATCTAACATCAGCGGTGTGTACTGTTTGTCAGAATCGTTGGTTGGAGTGGACTGCTGTGTCACGGCCTACAGCCCCTTCTCCCCTGCCATCAGTGATGTCAGCACACCCAGCTCCCTCTATATGGAGTCAAGTGAGTACACTGGTTCAAACATGACTACCTAGCTGGCAAAATAAATGTCATTATCAATGTCCATCACCTTACCTGAGGTATATATGCCAGTGACACCAATACTAATCAACATACAGTGTTTGAGGCTTGTCTTTGCTgaaaatgtgtgggtgtgtgtgtgtctctgcatgtATGTGTTGTCTCTCTGCAGATGGCTCCCAGTACAGCAGTGTTCCAGACGGCATGTTCCGGAAGCCGTCAGAGGGCCAGAGCCTCATCAGCTACCTATCGGAGCAGGACTTCGGCAGCTGTGCTGACCTGGAGAAGGTGAGCCTGGGGAGGGTTCATAATCCCACATcatctgacccctgaccttttgAGTGATTAGAATCGGAACGTCTAATTCTCCCGAAGTCTGCACTCGTGCACTTTTCCCCACACATTTTAAAGCATTGGATTTGTGTACCATAGTTTCTTACCCTAGAACTTGCCTTTTTAAAGGAAATGTGTGAGTGCACTCTAAGGACAGAAAGTTAGAGAATAGGGAGAGTTATGACCTAATTGGAATGGTATCATTTAGGAGACTCTTACACTCACCTCTCCAACTGTGTGAAATCAATCATAACTTCATTTTGAAAGTGTTACAGCAAGGCCTCACTCTCCCCCCCGCCCATCTGCGTGTCTCATTCCAGGAGAATGCCCACTTCAGCATCTCTGAGTCTCTGATTGCCGCCATCGAGCTGATGAAGTGCAACCTGCGGCGGCggcgggaggaggaggaggatggcgaCGACAGCGACTCAGAGATCCAGCAGTTAAAACAGAAGATCCGCCTGCGCAGGCTGCAGATCCGACGCACCTGCCTGCCACCCTCACAGCACTGTAAGAGCTTACGCATGGCTGGACATACACATGCACGGatgcatgcacgcacaaacaAACAACTCCCAACTTAGTCCCCATGTCATAATTTTGCTGCTATTGATTTTAATCCTGTCTCCCTTCCTCCAGTGTTCCACTCCACAGACAGCGGAGGCTCCTGCAGGAGCTCCCAGGATTCCTTTCACATGTCCGACTCGGGCTCTGCCGAGGAGGTGGAGGAGTGTgagctgagaggtagagagagggaacgagggaaCCTTAGGAAGGATTGTGGACTTGGATGGAAGGGTTTATATTATATACACATCATGCAAGCTTTGTGTGCCATTAAGTTCACAACCTCATTGTCACGTCCCACATATCATTCATCTACCCACTAAGGCTGGAAACGGCTCCCATTTTTAATGGTATTCATTAACATTGCTCTCTGGACTGTTGAGGCAAGGTAGCTAGGTCTTTgataaatgtgtgtgtttgttctaaAAGTAGCcttcatgcgtgtgtgtgtgtgactacttcctcctgtttatgtgtgtgtatacacagtaCTACTGTGTGTAGTCAAATAGTGCATTTGGAACCCTTGaccttttctacattttgttacgttacagcctttttctgaaATGGGTTCATTTTAAAAagttatcaatctacacacattaccccgtAGTGACAAATCTAAatacaggtttttatacatttttgcaaatgtataaaaaaaactgctttttttacttaagtattcataCTCTTTGCTAGTCTCAAAATTGAGCtctgttgcatcctgtttccattgatcatccttgagatgtttctacaattcaattgattagacatgatttgggaaggcacacacccgtctatataaggtcccacagttgatagtgcatgtcagagcaaaaaccaagccatgaggtcgaaggaattgtagagctccgagacaggattgtgtcaaggcacagatctggggaagggtaccaaaaaatgtctgcagcatggaaggactgcaagaacacagtggcctccatcattcttaaatgcaagaagtttggaaccaccaagactcttcctagagctggccgcccggccaaactgagcaatcggggtagattctctggtctgatgaaaccaaaattgaactctttggcctgaatgccaagcgtcacatcttgaGGAGACCTGGCACCGTCCCTAtgttgaagcatggtggcggcatcatgctgtggggatgtttttcagaggcagggactggaaggctagtcaggatcgagctaaagctgaacggagcaaagtacagagagatccttgatgaaaccagctccagagcgctcaggacctcagactagggcaaaggttcacctttcaaca
It encodes the following:
- the LOC129811091 gene encoding run domain Beclin-1-interacting and cysteine-rich domain-containing protein-like isoform X1, whose amino-acid sequence is MEITAEAEAEERRREHWKLLSSLKTTVEGLVSTNNPNVWSRYGGLQRLHKDMNHILSHGLKHEQVYYKQKDYWPFVCCVRYISPHLASHVEQFSKLEPVLNRGIQSVGEGYKAERWLLHSLQVHLLSAQLRPLLKHQGHTRKYYNEEAFLLKEPHVTAMFQYLEAVEQNNPRLLALVDTVKLSTLKGPPCVGGLLKSHSLCELPGAGGGWRGGLVKGQGPPREELNHRLTTSQCSLSHRDRGHTLNSINTGVISERNSDSIPSASAPGAPWGCVSGSGGEGERGVTPPPRSLAAVPHIALTEPASPGPAHSDTLDSGEGDDGPEYLAIGNLVQRCNRRDSQSSTPSSEPGGSDESGGEVPVQPPMRSSLTVVPPPAPRRSSFSEGQRGQGRGGSKGHIRSMSDMGINHKHRHGGGHRKITIIIEDPVAESLVGVDCCVTAYSPFSPAISDVSTPSSLYMESNGSQYSSVPDGMFRKPSEGQSLISYLSEQDFGSCADLEKENAHFSISESLIAAIELMKCNLRRRREEEEDGDDSDSEIQQLKQKIRLRRLQIRRTCLPPSQHLFHSTDSGGSCRSSQDSFHMSDSGSAEEVEECELRDGCEGQSLMAVSRSGLSLSLASLFSDADIMRSVTSSGRSFLTSESISPSFLQSNSAESVAMGLLRQFEGMQLPAASELDWLVPEQDAPQKLLPIPDSLPISPDDGEHADIYKLRIRVRGNLEWAPPRPQIIFNIHPAPKRKIVVAKQNYRCAGCGTRIDPDYIKRMRYCEYLGRYFCQCCHENAQAVVPGRVLRKWDFSKYYISNFARDLLGKIAGDPLFNPNDINSGLYKKNKALETVRVLRVQLFHMKNLFKTCRLAKEVLDQFDSLPGHLTEDLHLFSLNDLSAVRNGVLATRLRELLKLGSAHVAGCVLCQAKGFVCEFCGNDKDIIFPFELNKCTRCEECKACFHSKCFRAGKECPRCQRLAERRERMARKNMEEQEDKEEDEGGGG
- the LOC129811091 gene encoding run domain Beclin-1-interacting and cysteine-rich domain-containing protein-like isoform X2 yields the protein MEITAEAEAEERRREHWKLLSSLKTTVEGLVSTNNPNVWSRYGGLQRLHKDMNHILSHGLKHEQVYYKQKDYWPFVCCVRYISPHLASHVEQFSKLEPVLNRGIQSVGEGYKAERWLLHSLQVHLLSAQLRPLLKHQGHTRKYYNEEAFLLKEPHVTAMFQYLEAVEQNNPRLLALVDTVKLSTLKGPPCVGGLLKSHSLCELPGAGGGWRGGLVKGQGPPREELNHRLTTSQCSLSHRDRGHTLNSINTGVISERNSDSIPSASAPGAPWGCVSGSGGEGERGVTPPPRSLAAVPHIALTEPASPGPAHSDTLDSGEGDDGPEYLAIGNLVQRCNRRDSQSSTPSSEPGGSDESGGEVPVQPPMRSSLTVVPPPAPRRSSFSEGQRGQGRGGSKGHIRSMSDMGINHKHRHESLVGVDCCVTAYSPFSPAISDVSTPSSLYMESNGSQYSSVPDGMFRKPSEGQSLISYLSEQDFGSCADLEKENAHFSISESLIAAIELMKCNLRRRREEEEDGDDSDSEIQQLKQKIRLRRLQIRRTCLPPSQHLFHSTDSGGSCRSSQDSFHMSDSGSAEEVEECELRDGCEGQSLMAVSRSGLSLSLASLFSDADIMRSVTSSGRSFLTSESISPSFLQSNSAESVAMGLLRQFEGMQLPAASELDWLVPEQDAPQKLLPIPDSLPISPDDGEHADIYKLRIRVRGNLEWAPPRPQIIFNIHPAPKRKIVVAKQNYRCAGCGTRIDPDYIKRMRYCEYLGRYFCQCCHENAQAVVPGRVLRKWDFSKYYISNFARDLLGKIAGDPLFNPNDINSGLYKKNKALETVRVLRVQLFHMKNLFKTCRLAKEVLDQFDSLPGHLTEDLHLFSLNDLSAVRNGVLATRLRELLKLGSAHVAGCVLCQAKGFVCEFCGNDKDIIFPFELNKCTRCEECKACFHSKCFRAGKECPRCQRLAERRERMARKNMEEQEDKEEDEGGGG
- the LOC129811091 gene encoding run domain Beclin-1-interacting and cysteine-rich domain-containing protein-like isoform X3, which produces MEITAEAEAEERRREHWKLLSSLKTTVEGLVSTNNPNVWSRYGGLQRLHKDMNHILSHGLKHEQVYYKQKDYWPFVCCVRYISPHLASHVEQFSKLEPVLNRGIQSVGEGYKAERWLLHSLQVHLLSAQLRPLLKHQGHTRKYYNEEAFLLKEPHVTAMFQYLEAVEQNNPRLLALVDTVKLSTLKGPPCVGGLLKSHSLCELPGAGGGWRGGLVKGQGPPREELNHRLTTSQCSLSHRDRGHTLNSINTGVISERNSDSIPSASAPGAPWGCVSGSGGEGERGVTPPPRSLAAVPHIALTEPASPGPAHSDTLDSGEGDDGPEYLAIGNLVQRCNRRDSQSSTPSSEPGGSDESGGEVPVQPPMRSSLTVVPPPAPRRSSFSEGQRGQGRGGSKGHIRSMSDMGINHKHRHGGGHRKITIIIEDPVAESLVGVDCCVTAYSPFSPAISDVSTPSSLYMESNGSQYSSVPDGMFRKPSEGQSLISYLSEQDFGSCADLEKENAHFSISESLIAAIELMKCNLRRRREEEEDGDDSDSEIQQLKQKIRLRRLQIRRTCLPPSQHLFHSTDSGGSCRSSQDSFHMSDSGSAEEVEECELRDADIMRSVTSSGRSFLTSESISPSFLQSNSAESVAMGLLRQFEGMQLPAASELDWLVPEQDAPQKLLPIPDSLPISPDDGEHADIYKLRIRVRGNLEWAPPRPQIIFNIHPAPKRKIVVAKQNYRCAGCGTRIDPDYIKRMRYCEYLGRYFCQCCHENAQAVVPGRVLRKWDFSKYYISNFARDLLGKIAGDPLFNPNDINSGLYKKNKALETVRVLRVQLFHMKNLFKTCRLAKEVLDQFDSLPGHLTEDLHLFSLNDLSAVRNGVLATRLRELLKLGSAHVAGCVLCQAKGFVCEFCGNDKDIIFPFELNKCTRCEECKACFHSKCFRAGKECPRCQRLAERRERMARKNMEEQEDKEEDEGGGG